A genomic segment from Acipenser ruthenus chromosome 5, fAciRut3.2 maternal haplotype, whole genome shotgun sequence encodes:
- the LOC117403000 gene encoding xaa-Arg dipeptidase-like isoform X2: MRTAYNCNQEKLQKCKHKAGCCIDSAKDTLFALSKDIWSCAELAYEEKQSHDILVRFFTETEKGWSVESHYKLDTAFRATWGPTGGNAGGDTLNIGFLCEYDALPGIGHACGHNLIAEVGAAAAVGMKGALEALVDPPVRVTVTVIGTPAEEEGGGKIDLIEAGGFEGLDLVFMAHPSQEDAAYLPDMAEDDVTVKYYGKASHAAAYPWEGINALDAAVLAYNNLSLLRQQLKPDWRLHGIIKHGGVKPNIIPAYSELYFYLRTPKRRDLPFLREKAEQCFRSAAMATGCRVELQYGPHEYHNVLPNKTLARLYEENGKALGIEFTTDKQDPQILEICPLLFLESTPIFTLAPKH; this comes from the exons ATGCGAACAGCGTACAATTGTAATCAAGAGAAATTGCAGAAGTGCAAACACAAAGCAGGATGTTGCATAGATTCAGCTAAGGACACCCTGTTCGCGTTGAGTAAAGACATATGGAGCTGCGCAGAACTAGCGTACGAGGAAAAGCAGTCTCACGACATCCTCGTCCGCTTCTTCACGGAGACAGAGAAGGGATGGAGCGTTGAAAGCCATTACAAACTGGACACGGCGTTCCGGGCCACATGGGGACCCACCGGAGGCAACGCGGGGGGTGACACGTTAAATATTGGGTTTCTGTGCGAGTATGACGCGTTGCCAGGTATCGGTCATGCATGCGGACATAACCTGATCGCTGAGGTCGGTGCTGCCGCAGCTGTGGGAATGAAAGGGGCGTTGGAGGCGCTGGTCGATCCTCCAGTTCGAGTAACG GTGACTGTGATTGGAACTCCTGCAGAAGAAGAGGGAGGTGGCAAGATTGACCTGATCGAAGCAGGAGGCTTTGAAGGCCTGGACCTGGTGTTCATGGCACACCCATCGCAGGAGGATGCTGCCTACCTTCCTGACATGGCTGAGGATGA TGTGACGGTGAAGTACTATGGAAAGGCTTCTCATGCTGCAGCGTACCCATGGGAAGGGATTAATGCTTTAGATGCTGCTGTCCTTGCTTACAACAACTTATCTCTGCTGAGACAGCAGCTGAAGCCTGACTGGAGGCTCCACG GTATCATTAAACACGGAGGGGTGAAGCCGAACATCATTCCAGCATACTCCGAACTCTACTTCTATCTGCGCACCCCGAAGCGCAGGGACCTCCCGTTTCTCAGAGAGAAGGCGGAGCAGTGTTTCAGATCTGCTGCCATGGCAACCGGATGCCGA GTGGAGCTGCAATACGGGCCTCACGAGTACCATAATGTTCTTCCCAACAAGACACTTGCGCGGCTGTATGAGGAGAATGGGAAGGCACTTGGCATTGAATTCACAACAGACAAGCAG GATCCACAGATTTTGGAAATCTGTCCTTTGTTGTTCCTGGAATCCACCCCTATTTTTACATTGGCTCCAAAGCACTGA
- the LOC117403000 gene encoding peptidase M20 domain-containing protein 2-like isoform X1, with amino-acid sequence MRTAYNCNQEKLQKCKHKAGCCIDSAKDTLFALSKDIWSCAELAYEEKQSHDILVRFFTETEKGWSVESHYKLDTAFRATWGPTGGNAGGDTLNIGFLCEYDALPGIGHACGHNLIAEVGAAAAVGMKGALEALVDPPVRVTVTVIGTPAEEEGGGKIDLIEAGGFEGLDLVFMAHPSQEDAAYLPDMAEDDVTVKYYGKASHAAAYPWEGINALDAAVLAYNNLSLLRQQLKPDWRLHGIIKHGGVKPNIIPAYSELYFYLRTPKRRDLPFLREKAEQCFRSAAMATGCRVELQYGPHEYHNVLPNKTLARLYEENGKALGIEFTTDKQVLNTPSGSTDFGNLSFVVPGIHPYFYIGSKALNHTEEYTAAAGSDKAQFFTLRTAKTLVMMALDVLFNPELLKQVKEDFHLSKLKEECEVTGRENGSGPGQWGGAASASR; translated from the exons ATGCGAACAGCGTACAATTGTAATCAAGAGAAATTGCAGAAGTGCAAACACAAAGCAGGATGTTGCATAGATTCAGCTAAGGACACCCTGTTCGCGTTGAGTAAAGACATATGGAGCTGCGCAGAACTAGCGTACGAGGAAAAGCAGTCTCACGACATCCTCGTCCGCTTCTTCACGGAGACAGAGAAGGGATGGAGCGTTGAAAGCCATTACAAACTGGACACGGCGTTCCGGGCCACATGGGGACCCACCGGAGGCAACGCGGGGGGTGACACGTTAAATATTGGGTTTCTGTGCGAGTATGACGCGTTGCCAGGTATCGGTCATGCATGCGGACATAACCTGATCGCTGAGGTCGGTGCTGCCGCAGCTGTGGGAATGAAAGGGGCGTTGGAGGCGCTGGTCGATCCTCCAGTTCGAGTAACG GTGACTGTGATTGGAACTCCTGCAGAAGAAGAGGGAGGTGGCAAGATTGACCTGATCGAAGCAGGAGGCTTTGAAGGCCTGGACCTGGTGTTCATGGCACACCCATCGCAGGAGGATGCTGCCTACCTTCCTGACATGGCTGAGGATGA TGTGACGGTGAAGTACTATGGAAAGGCTTCTCATGCTGCAGCGTACCCATGGGAAGGGATTAATGCTTTAGATGCTGCTGTCCTTGCTTACAACAACTTATCTCTGCTGAGACAGCAGCTGAAGCCTGACTGGAGGCTCCACG GTATCATTAAACACGGAGGGGTGAAGCCGAACATCATTCCAGCATACTCCGAACTCTACTTCTATCTGCGCACCCCGAAGCGCAGGGACCTCCCGTTTCTCAGAGAGAAGGCGGAGCAGTGTTTCAGATCTGCTGCCATGGCAACCGGATGCCGA GTGGAGCTGCAATACGGGCCTCACGAGTACCATAATGTTCTTCCCAACAAGACACTTGCGCGGCTGTATGAGGAGAATGGGAAGGCACTTGGCATTGAATTCACAACAGACAAGCAGGTGCTCAACACTCCATCTG GATCCACAGATTTTGGAAATCTGTCCTTTGTTGTTCCTGGAATCCACCCCTATTTTTACATTGGCTCCAAAGCACTGAATCACACTGAAGAGTACACTGCAGCTGCTG GTTCTGATAAGGCCCAGTTTTTCACTTTGCGGACGGCCAAGACGCTGGTGATGATGGCGCTGGATGTTCTGTTTAACCCAGAGCTTCTGAAGCAGGTGAAAGAAGACTTCCACCTGTCCAAGTTGAAAGAAGAATGTGAAGTGACAGGAAGGGAGAACGGCAGCGGGCCTGGGCAGTGGGGTGGGGCAGCCAGTGCCTCCCGCTGA